One stretch of Leptospira hartskeerlii DNA includes these proteins:
- a CDS encoding type I polyketide synthase, whose product MKTNYSSGALSSEQVSTIFKNLSTQSAKTFVTFAGQGIDPIPELRSFYEEGHAHSEFWQTVFTSIEEECKAIHKDRLIGSLPLGFHLKDWLDQPELTPDHSILKNCSYSIPLIFLAQASALYRVLQDESNWEALFNETSGIFGHSQGVYAGFLLSSSPDKTTFLKNLSLILRNLISLGIRVQEEFPILELDISAKRFLKPDEIASPMAALKSENDTLLVEELEKFNSSRSAEDTVYLGLKNGPKARVVCGSPESLLEFRSFLINNSFPNLESWTFLKISAPFHSPLLRRVPILLEEDVKRIGFNPKQSDLRIPLYDTRDGRDLRTESDLALALSRMTVAEPLDWEICLGSLEKEEAKILLISFGPGVDAEKLCSPILKGKSYLTRNLSKSESYRSFTKEANLEFPKSWKEFQPETVELPNGKVFLKNDYSVWTGRAPIFGGGMTPSTVEPGIVIAAAKDGYLVEWAGGGQVTEELLRKRMEVFRKELPPGLGIVINLLYLDAYLWNMQVPLVKKLKSEGAPIEGVTISAGIPETEEAIRILKDFESHGIWLNSFKPGTKKQIRQVISIAKQIPNSKILMQIEGGAAGGHHSWEDLEELVRSTYSEIRDCKNIALAVGGGIAEAQDSKSWLFGNWAGKNPMPVDAVFLGTRLMAAKECATSEKIKQALVEVSGSENWKTTQEGKNAGGVISGKSGLGADIYYAENTWTKLSSLAEELTKGKETEEAKKAVLSKKKELVSLINSTVKPFFGDLEEMSYTQILSRYLELTCPGQRLIPPEGNWPDHPFIDKSFRNRFTELVQRFESRISDPTDQNSIIEKIGSEFDPNVFILEWKTRYKNADTILILPEDIIFFFDVCKRPGKPVNFIPVIDEDLVKWIRSDSLWYSHCVNIEPDSCAWIPGPKAIKGIHMANEPISSIFQNFLHVSLENSKPKKINWEDLFDQDTQGKNILDLFPEEQIRNNSIYIFEHLDITPNDWIVRLAELGKGFLNAVLKSPKIGQTASDLKLFFEPRIGRKFIWETSDSEELLLIQVWEESKLKVELKLSEKDSAELKLYFYDPKDGTAIPFQRKFSAGKKLGVFIEEDLLFREKSGLDLYLKTWGLDQNIDLKSSKNISQELESEIIIDKESILSFRKAIGELRRTDLKSDPNPPLGMSTAFAWKVLLSPLFTLENKDLFRLLHFSQNFQWEKETNELVPGDKLRSKARLAKVRKLGSGQEIQILGEISKEGKKICSFQTGFLIRDVYSKFEEFDSLPFEKSILIKSEAESNLLNSIPWIYKKEEQESNSIGSKLKFTSANRLVLHLGTNQELHTIEGKIEKVSGSHFEEWGKFKLEEEVQVGIPTSLDRFFSSLTEADSETPITKPYKIISEIFYAPSDMSEYSAASGDTNPIHTDIDFAKYAGWKDRIVHGLWTSSRVIKQIVMDVCLGDPSRLSSFEETFEAPVYLGEELLLEAVHISQKKGSQIFSVSLENRNGERKLSAKAIVSPKKTGYVFTGQGSQSQGMGMKLRDEFPEARNVWQRAENTTIDELGFSLLKIVQDNPTVLKVGKKIWNHPKGVLHLTQFTQVALVTKSIADWEILKERGFLDQEAPFAGHSLGEFSALSARGFLGLENVIRIVYGRGLTMQSLVPRDKEGRSPFGMSVVLGNRHVGLDEETILKVVAQIKEETGLPLEVVNLNIRDKQYSVTGDLKALTEMENRFKEIVRGKKTTIRLEGIDVPFHSRVLVNGVAEFRKTLEANVPEISGFEELDGKYIPNLVAKPFSIDKEFIKYVWEVSGSPILEKILKEDRKISNQELRRILLIELLAYQFAMPVQWIKTQNQFFQDLKVRKLIDLGARGDLAGMARQTLREVSDPSSFDILHIEENRNVVFSELEDCESAEFSKLREIPESASIDTPIEKLEVKTAPTQIQEAVQESQQFGGEEASVNLTKKDALFVLLSLKAGIRSEEISEDENIDTLFGGNSSKRNQVMADLGAEFKTTSLEGAHEKSLKDLVKSLEDQSAYTQPGPYLRTSFEETLKKFFPPDFGRTEVFKYLKEERGLSTSGIFAVSIFLPLYVREGESLRKGALSSIPLNARIGNSKDASKWLDKAVDLFAQSKGIRIGKLSSKNSGSSGGAKVDAAALEELERKYFGAEGIFGKALKNFQSRLIGEDPFAEFLIKDLNVLQEARQKIQAEAAPSSLFEEKKIVRFSNSEQWAKKKLLQGLTKLRIGAANSFSSDEEKYFANHASPLISQILEYWDQILEKDKIQFPEEKKNLEFKREYLRSLSSKWDQNRKPIFQAEDSVLRPKLEISNEGNLNFKEVEYSTKLKDFFQGKISIGTSKDQGGSWSNDQKETESILNSITNSSEEGISFSGLKVLVTGGGPNSIALETVFVLLAGGADIILTTTSYSSEKVKFYKRIFQKYGAKGASLSLVPFSQGSFEDIRSLSEWLIQKDWEPDVLIPFGAVGEENTGSQLDDSSLTSLRVMLLGVEKLIGTLGKVKNTPTETSPLHVILPLSPNHGIFGRDGMYAETKLGLETLFRKKFSEENDWGKHTRIHGCVIGWVRGTGLMEANDLVAQALEEKSGVITFSRREMGLLLGNLIHSCVFHSSEQITKANFTGGLDSQTDLGKTLGKIRADILSEAKIKKETFALKNKIFLEKRETHTREFLPKEVYKYPSIPSQAKLNEIGHLKELDLSKTICVVGFAEVGPAGSSMTRWELEKSGTLSLEAALELAWMMGFIKYQAADKGRSWTDSETGEAVAEWEIKSKYEEKILTHTGIRIIDKECVGFDPSTLFSFVDVVLEEDFFIPVSNSKEAEEFKKAEPEATEVYHDVEKDKWFVRRKKGSTIKARKASDFNRKVAGQIPKGWDPAKYGLTKDLTAQVDPITVYNLYCTCEAFLRSGMEPMELYKFLHPGLVGSTVGSGMGGMGKLKRMFHDFLLGKERQHDALQESLINVTTAWALTSYVGGYGPVQTPVAACATAGISLEMAASLIKEGKAGFMLAGAFDDFAMESLVGFGDMQATASSVEMLEQGIDPKGMCRPNDIRRGGFVEAQGGGVVLLARADIALEAGLPVYGILAYAGSKTDGIQASIPAPGLGLLSLGAESEKEKSPLRNALSAFGLTADDIGVAYKHDTSTKANDKNENKLLYNLLSKLGRSPGNLLPVVSQKSLTGHSKGGAAAWQTIGILQTLEEGVVTGNRNLEEVDPDMNDYQFITFTDESIPFGKHNIKAGMLTTLGFGHVGALCLFVHSDYFLAALTPAQRETYLKLRRKREIRNRNRYHEIRMGLGKPLYERHTKSYFQEEETGILLDAGYRSKQGEKE is encoded by the coding sequence ATGAAAACGAATTATTCAAGCGGAGCTTTATCTTCTGAGCAAGTATCAACTATCTTTAAAAATCTTTCCACTCAATCTGCTAAGACATTTGTAACCTTCGCTGGGCAAGGTATAGATCCTATTCCTGAACTACGCTCTTTCTATGAAGAAGGCCATGCTCATTCAGAATTTTGGCAAACCGTCTTCACTTCTATCGAGGAAGAATGTAAAGCAATCCATAAGGATAGACTTATAGGATCGTTGCCTTTAGGCTTTCATTTAAAGGATTGGTTGGATCAACCTGAATTGACTCCGGATCATTCTATCTTAAAGAATTGTTCTTATAGTATTCCACTTATCTTCTTAGCTCAAGCTTCCGCATTATACAGAGTTCTCCAAGACGAATCGAATTGGGAGGCACTATTTAACGAAACTTCAGGTATATTCGGTCATTCCCAAGGAGTATATGCAGGATTCTTATTATCTTCTTCTCCTGATAAAACTACATTCTTAAAAAATTTATCATTAATACTCAGAAACCTAATTAGCTTAGGAATTCGAGTCCAAGAAGAATTTCCAATTTTAGAATTAGATATTTCCGCGAAAAGGTTTTTGAAACCGGATGAGATCGCATCCCCGATGGCAGCCTTAAAATCGGAAAACGATACGTTATTAGTGGAAGAATTAGAAAAATTTAATTCAAGCCGAAGTGCAGAAGATACTGTATATCTAGGTTTGAAGAATGGACCGAAGGCTCGAGTCGTCTGCGGATCTCCTGAGTCTTTGTTAGAGTTCAGAAGTTTCCTTATTAATAATAGCTTCCCAAATCTCGAATCTTGGACATTTCTCAAAATTTCCGCTCCATTTCATAGCCCTCTATTGAGGAGAGTTCCTATACTTTTAGAAGAAGATGTCAAAAGAATCGGATTCAATCCAAAACAATCCGATCTAAGAATTCCTTTATACGATACCAGAGACGGAAGAGATCTCAGAACAGAGTCGGATCTTGCACTTGCATTATCTAGAATGACGGTGGCGGAACCTTTAGATTGGGAAATCTGTTTAGGATCCTTAGAAAAGGAAGAAGCTAAAATTTTACTCATCTCATTCGGGCCAGGAGTCGATGCAGAAAAATTATGCTCTCCTATCCTTAAAGGTAAATCCTATCTTACTCGGAATTTAAGCAAATCAGAATCCTATAGATCTTTTACGAAAGAAGCTAATTTAGAATTTCCTAAATCATGGAAAGAATTCCAACCGGAAACAGTAGAACTTCCGAACGGAAAAGTTTTTTTAAAAAACGATTATTCTGTTTGGACAGGAAGAGCTCCGATCTTTGGAGGAGGCATGACTCCTTCTACGGTTGAACCTGGAATAGTCATCGCTGCGGCTAAAGATGGATACTTGGTAGAATGGGCAGGTGGTGGACAAGTAACTGAAGAATTATTGCGAAAAAGAATGGAAGTATTTCGAAAAGAATTACCTCCAGGACTAGGCATAGTCATCAATCTGTTATACCTAGATGCTTATTTATGGAATATGCAAGTTCCATTAGTAAAAAAACTCAAAAGTGAGGGAGCTCCTATCGAAGGAGTTACTATCTCCGCAGGTATTCCAGAAACTGAAGAAGCAATTCGAATACTAAAAGATTTCGAATCTCATGGAATATGGCTGAACTCTTTCAAACCCGGAACAAAAAAACAGATCCGACAAGTTATCTCCATTGCAAAACAAATACCAAATTCAAAAATCTTAATGCAGATAGAAGGTGGCGCGGCAGGAGGTCACCATAGCTGGGAGGATTTAGAAGAATTGGTCCGCTCTACTTATAGCGAGATCAGAGATTGCAAAAACATTGCATTGGCAGTCGGCGGAGGAATTGCTGAGGCTCAAGATTCCAAGTCTTGGTTGTTCGGAAACTGGGCAGGGAAAAATCCGATGCCTGTAGACGCGGTGTTCCTAGGCACAAGACTCATGGCAGCCAAAGAATGTGCTACATCAGAAAAAATTAAACAAGCGTTAGTCGAGGTATCAGGATCCGAGAATTGGAAAACCACTCAAGAAGGAAAGAACGCAGGCGGAGTGATCTCAGGTAAATCGGGATTAGGCGCTGATATTTATTACGCAGAAAATACTTGGACTAAACTTTCTTCCCTTGCGGAAGAACTTACGAAAGGGAAGGAAACCGAAGAAGCCAAAAAAGCAGTTCTATCCAAAAAGAAAGAATTAGTCTCACTTATTAACTCCACTGTAAAACCTTTCTTCGGTGATTTAGAAGAGATGAGTTATACTCAAATTCTTTCTAGATATTTAGAGCTAACCTGTCCTGGACAAAGATTAATTCCTCCGGAGGGGAATTGGCCGGATCATCCTTTTATAGATAAAAGTTTTAGAAACAGATTTACTGAATTAGTTCAGAGGTTTGAATCACGGATCTCGGATCCAACAGATCAAAATTCTATAATAGAGAAAATAGGATCTGAATTTGATCCAAATGTTTTTATACTTGAATGGAAGACCAGATATAAAAACGCAGATACAATTCTTATCTTACCTGAAGATATTATATTCTTCTTCGATGTTTGTAAAAGACCAGGTAAACCGGTAAACTTTATCCCGGTTATAGATGAAGACTTAGTAAAGTGGATACGTTCCGATTCTCTTTGGTATTCTCATTGTGTAAACATAGAGCCTGATTCCTGCGCGTGGATCCCTGGGCCAAAAGCGATCAAAGGAATTCATATGGCGAACGAGCCAATCTCTTCTATCTTTCAAAACTTTTTACACGTAAGTTTAGAAAATTCTAAACCTAAAAAGATCAATTGGGAAGATCTATTTGATCAGGATACTCAAGGAAAAAATATTTTAGATTTATTCCCTGAGGAGCAAATCAGAAACAACTCGATCTATATTTTTGAACACCTTGATATAACTCCGAATGATTGGATCGTCCGTTTAGCGGAATTAGGCAAAGGTTTTCTAAATGCCGTTCTAAAATCACCTAAAATCGGACAAACTGCATCCGATCTAAAACTATTCTTTGAGCCAAGGATCGGCAGAAAATTCATCTGGGAAACAAGCGATTCGGAAGAATTGCTACTGATCCAAGTTTGGGAAGAAAGCAAATTAAAAGTAGAGTTAAAACTTTCGGAAAAAGACTCTGCAGAATTAAAACTTTATTTCTACGATCCTAAGGATGGGACTGCGATCCCTTTCCAGAGAAAGTTTAGCGCTGGAAAAAAATTAGGAGTATTCATAGAAGAAGATCTCCTATTCAGAGAAAAATCCGGCTTAGACCTATATCTAAAAACATGGGGACTGGACCAAAATATAGATCTAAAATCTTCCAAAAATATTTCACAAGAATTAGAATCCGAGATCATAATCGATAAAGAATCTATTTTAAGTTTCCGTAAAGCAATCGGAGAACTAAGAAGGACAGATCTTAAATCGGATCCCAATCCACCTCTCGGGATGAGTACAGCCTTTGCTTGGAAGGTTCTTCTCTCACCATTATTTACATTAGAAAATAAGGATCTCTTTAGGCTTCTTCACTTTTCACAAAATTTCCAATGGGAAAAAGAAACAAATGAATTGGTCCCAGGAGATAAACTAAGATCCAAGGCAAGACTTGCAAAAGTCCGCAAATTAGGTTCCGGACAAGAGATCCAGATCTTGGGTGAGATCTCAAAAGAAGGAAAGAAGATCTGTTCTTTCCAAACCGGATTTTTGATCCGAGATGTTTATTCTAAATTCGAAGAATTCGATTCTTTACCTTTCGAAAAAAGTATTCTGATAAAATCTGAAGCTGAATCTAATCTCCTAAATTCTATCCCATGGATTTACAAAAAAGAAGAGCAAGAATCAAACTCAATCGGATCTAAATTAAAATTCACTTCTGCCAACCGTCTCGTTCTACATTTGGGAACAAACCAAGAACTTCATACAATTGAAGGAAAGATCGAAAAAGTTTCAGGCTCACATTTTGAAGAATGGGGAAAATTCAAATTAGAAGAAGAAGTTCAAGTAGGAATTCCTACATCCTTGGATCGATTCTTCTCCAGTCTTACGGAAGCAGATTCGGAAACCCCAATTACGAAACCTTACAAGATTATTTCCGAAATATTCTATGCTCCGTCTGACATGAGCGAATATTCTGCGGCTTCCGGAGATACGAATCCGATCCATACAGATATCGATTTTGCAAAATACGCCGGCTGGAAGGACAGGATAGTTCACGGATTATGGACTTCTTCCAGAGTGATTAAACAAATCGTAATGGATGTCTGCCTAGGAGATCCATCCAGATTATCGTCTTTTGAGGAAACATTCGAAGCTCCTGTATATTTAGGAGAAGAACTACTTTTAGAAGCAGTTCATATTTCACAAAAGAAAGGATCTCAAATTTTTTCGGTCAGTTTGGAAAATCGAAATGGAGAAAGAAAGTTAAGTGCGAAAGCGATCGTTTCTCCTAAAAAAACCGGCTACGTATTTACAGGCCAAGGTTCCCAATCCCAAGGAATGGGAATGAAACTCAGAGATGAATTTCCGGAAGCCAGAAATGTTTGGCAAAGAGCTGAAAATACTACTATAGATGAGTTAGGCTTCTCTCTTTTAAAAATTGTACAAGACAATCCGACAGTATTAAAAGTAGGAAAGAAAATTTGGAATCATCCTAAGGGCGTTCTTCATCTTACTCAATTTACACAAGTGGCTTTAGTCACTAAATCTATAGCGGATTGGGAAATCCTGAAAGAGAGAGGATTCTTAGATCAAGAAGCTCCGTTTGCAGGACATTCTCTCGGAGAATTCTCCGCTCTATCCGCAAGAGGATTTTTAGGGTTAGAAAACGTTATCCGTATCGTGTATGGAAGAGGGCTTACCATGCAAAGCCTTGTTCCGAGGGATAAGGAAGGAAGAAGTCCTTTCGGGATGAGTGTAGTATTAGGAAATCGTCATGTAGGTTTAGATGAAGAGACGATTTTAAAAGTTGTTGCCCAAATAAAGGAAGAAACAGGTCTTCCTTTAGAAGTCGTCAACTTAAACATCCGAGACAAACAATATTCCGTAACAGGAGATCTCAAGGCCCTTACCGAAATGGAAAATCGGTTTAAGGAAATCGTAAGAGGCAAAAAAACTACAATTCGCTTGGAAGGAATAGATGTACCTTTCCATTCCAGAGTTCTAGTAAACGGGGTTGCTGAATTCAGAAAAACTTTAGAGGCAAATGTTCCTGAGATATCCGGTTTTGAAGAATTAGATGGCAAATATATTCCTAACCTTGTTGCCAAACCATTCTCTATCGATAAAGAATTTATAAAGTATGTCTGGGAAGTTTCCGGAAGTCCAATCTTAGAAAAAATCCTAAAAGAAGATCGAAAAATTTCTAACCAAGAACTTAGAAGGATCCTTCTGATCGAATTACTTGCATATCAGTTTGCAATGCCTGTGCAATGGATCAAAACCCAGAACCAATTTTTCCAAGACCTTAAAGTCCGAAAATTGATCGACCTTGGAGCCAGAGGGGATCTTGCAGGTATGGCAAGGCAGACTCTGAGAGAAGTTTCGGATCCTTCTTCATTCGATATTCTGCATATAGAAGAAAATCGAAATGTAGTCTTTTCAGAATTAGAAGATTGTGAATCTGCAGAATTTTCCAAACTTCGAGAAATCCCAGAATCTGCTTCAATAGATACTCCGATTGAAAAACTAGAAGTTAAAACTGCACCAACTCAAATCCAAGAAGCCGTTCAAGAATCCCAGCAATTTGGCGGAGAAGAAGCATCCGTCAATCTTACGAAGAAAGATGCATTATTCGTATTACTTTCTTTAAAAGCGGGGATTAGATCGGAAGAAATTTCGGAAGATGAAAACATTGATACTCTATTCGGAGGAAATTCTTCCAAACGAAATCAAGTGATGGCGGATTTAGGCGCTGAATTCAAGACCACAAGTTTGGAAGGGGCTCATGAAAAATCCTTAAAAGATCTGGTAAAATCTCTAGAAGATCAATCTGCATACACACAACCGGGGCCATATCTCAGAACTTCTTTCGAAGAAACTTTGAAGAAATTTTTTCCTCCTGATTTTGGTAGAACGGAAGTCTTTAAATATTTGAAAGAAGAAAGAGGTTTAAGTACTTCCGGAATTTTCGCAGTTAGTATTTTTCTTCCTTTGTATGTAAGAGAAGGAGAGTCATTACGAAAAGGCGCTTTGAGTTCCATCCCATTAAACGCACGGATAGGAAATTCAAAAGACGCATCCAAATGGTTGGATAAAGCAGTCGATCTGTTTGCTCAATCTAAAGGAATACGGATCGGAAAACTTTCTTCGAAAAATTCAGGATCAAGCGGAGGTGCAAAAGTAGACGCAGCCGCTTTGGAAGAATTGGAAAGAAAGTATTTTGGAGCGGAAGGGATTTTCGGAAAAGCGCTCAAAAACTTTCAGTCCAGACTTATAGGAGAAGATCCATTTGCAGAATTCTTAATTAAAGATCTGAATGTCCTACAAGAAGCTAGACAAAAGATCCAAGCAGAGGCTGCACCTTCTTCATTATTTGAAGAAAAGAAAATTGTTCGTTTTTCTAATTCTGAACAATGGGCAAAGAAAAAACTTTTGCAAGGATTAACTAAACTTAGAATTGGAGCCGCAAACAGTTTCAGTTCGGACGAAGAAAAGTATTTTGCGAATCATGCCTCTCCCCTAATATCTCAGATTTTAGAATATTGGGACCAAATTCTGGAAAAAGACAAAATCCAATTCCCGGAAGAAAAGAAGAATCTAGAATTTAAAAGAGAATATTTAAGATCTCTCTCTTCTAAATGGGATCAAAACAGAAAACCAATCTTCCAAGCAGAAGACTCTGTATTACGTCCTAAATTAGAAATCTCGAACGAAGGTAATTTAAACTTTAAAGAAGTAGAATATTCTACTAAATTAAAGGATTTCTTCCAAGGTAAAATTTCCATCGGAACAAGCAAAGACCAGGGAGGAAGCTGGAGTAACGACCAAAAAGAGACAGAGTCCATTCTAAACTCTATTACGAATTCTTCCGAGGAAGGAATCTCTTTCTCAGGTTTGAAAGTTTTAGTAACAGGTGGAGGTCCAAATTCCATCGCGTTAGAGACAGTATTCGTTCTGCTCGCAGGCGGAGCGGATATTATCCTAACAACCACTTCTTATTCTTCTGAAAAAGTTAAGTTTTATAAAAGAATCTTCCAAAAGTACGGAGCCAAAGGTGCTTCTCTCTCCCTAGTTCCTTTCTCTCAAGGGTCTTTTGAAGACATACGATCTTTGTCCGAATGGTTAATCCAAAAAGATTGGGAGCCGGATGTTTTAATTCCATTCGGTGCGGTCGGAGAAGAAAATACGGGATCACAATTAGATGATTCTTCTTTGACATCTTTGAGAGTCATGTTGCTCGGTGTAGAAAAACTGATAGGCACGCTTGGAAAAGTAAAGAATACACCTACGGAAACTTCTCCACTTCATGTAATATTACCTCTTTCACCGAACCATGGTATCTTCGGAAGAGATGGAATGTATGCGGAAACTAAATTAGGTCTTGAGACTTTATTCCGCAAAAAATTCTCGGAAGAAAACGATTGGGGAAAACATACAAGGATCCACGGGTGTGTGATCGGTTGGGTAAGAGGAACAGGTCTCATGGAGGCGAACGATCTTGTCGCCCAAGCATTGGAAGAAAAATCAGGAGTGATTACATTTTCCAGAAGAGAGATGGGACTTCTTTTAGGAAATCTGATCCATAGTTGTGTATTCCATTCTTCCGAACAAATCACTAAGGCAAATTTCACAGGTGGTTTAGATTCTCAAACCGATCTAGGAAAAACTTTAGGAAAGATCCGCGCAGATATTCTCTCAGAAGCAAAGATCAAAAAGGAAACCTTCGCGCTAAAGAACAAAATCTTTTTAGAAAAACGAGAAACTCATACACGAGAATTTTTACCTAAGGAAGTGTATAAGTATCCTTCTATTCCTTCTCAAGCTAAACTGAATGAGATAGGGCATTTAAAAGAATTAGATTTATCTAAAACAATATGTGTAGTCGGTTTCGCGGAAGTCGGACCTGCAGGCAGTTCAATGACCAGGTGGGAGTTGGAAAAATCCGGGACACTCTCCTTAGAAGCCGCACTGGAGCTTGCTTGGATGATGGGATTCATTAAATACCAAGCTGCGGATAAAGGAAGAAGTTGGACTGATTCCGAAACAGGAGAAGCCGTCGCGGAATGGGAAATCAAATCCAAATACGAAGAAAAAATCTTAACTCATACTGGGATCCGTATAATAGATAAAGAATGCGTGGGTTTCGATCCATCCACGTTATTCTCCTTTGTGGACGTAGTATTGGAAGAGGACTTCTTCATACCTGTTTCCAACTCAAAAGAAGCGGAAGAATTTAAGAAAGCAGAACCGGAAGCTACCGAGGTCTACCACGATGTCGAAAAAGATAAATGGTTCGTGAGAAGAAAAAAAGGAAGCACCATCAAAGCAAGAAAAGCTTCCGACTTCAATAGGAAAGTCGCAGGACAAATTCCTAAAGGCTGGGATCCGGCTAAATACGGACTGACCAAAGATCTGACTGCTCAAGTAGACCCAATCACAGTATATAATCTTTACTGCACATGCGAAGCATTCTTACGCTCCGGAATGGAACCTATGGAATTGTATAAGTTCCTACATCCGGGACTCGTCGGCTCCACAGTCGGCTCAGGCATGGGGGGAATGGGAAAACTCAAAAGAATGTTTCATGACTTCTTACTTGGAAAGGAAAGACAACATGACGCACTCCAAGAATCTCTCATCAACGTTACGACAGCTTGGGCACTCACCTCTTATGTAGGAGGTTACGGTCCCGTCCAAACTCCAGTCGCAGCTTGCGCCACTGCGGGAATATCCCTAGAAATGGCTGCGAGTTTGATCAAAGAAGGAAAAGCAGGCTTTATGTTGGCTGGTGCCTTCGACGATTTCGCGATGGAAAGTTTAGTTGGATTCGGAGACATGCAAGCTACTGCAAGTAGTGTGGAAATGTTGGAACAAGGAATCGATCCAAAAGGAATGTGCCGCCCCAACGATATCCGAAGAGGCGGATTCGTAGAGGCACAAGGTGGAGGAGTCGTTTTACTTGCAAGAGCAGACATAGCGCTCGAAGCCGGACTTCCTGTTTATGGAATTTTAGCTTACGCAGGTTCTAAAACAGATGGGATCCAAGCTTCTATTCCTGCACCTGGACTCGGACTTTTATCCTTAGGAGCTGAATCCGAAAAAGAAAAATCTCCATTAAGAAACGCGTTATCTGCATTCGGACTTACCGCAGATGATATAGGAGTAGCCTACAAACACGACACTTCTACAAAAGCAAACGATAAGAATGAAAACAAATTATTGTATAATTTACTATCTAAATTAGGAAGAAGTCCGGGAAATCTACTGCCTGTAGTTTCTCAAAAATCGCTTACAGGACATTCCAAAGGAGGAGCCGCCGCCTGGCAAACTATTGGGATATTACAGACTTTAGAAGAAGGTGTCGTAACCGGAAATAGAAACCTCGAAGAAGTTGATCCTGATATGAACGATTATCAGTTCATCACGTTTACCGATGAAAGTATTCCATTCGGTAAACATAATATAAAAGCAGGAATGTTAACCACCTTAGGCTTCGGACATGTAGGAGCACTTTGCCTTTTCGTTCATTCCGATTATTTTTTGGCCGCACTCACTCCGGCGCAAAGAGAGACCTATCTCAAGTTAAGAAGAAAAAGAGAGATCAGAAATCGAAACAGATACCATGAGATCAGAATGGGCTTAGGAAAACCTTTGTATGAAAGACATACTAAGTCCTACTTCCAGGAAGAAGAAACCGGTATCTTATTGGATGCAGGATACAGATCAAAACAAGGAGAGAAAGAATGA
- a CDS encoding carbon-nitrogen hydrolase family protein encodes MKRYSIYAILLLVCAYLIWAYSFLGNSSEEKALEISSYSFGNDSGKGNLIGVEPFMIPGDYSNQNRFLEKTESYFKNAKQLGWITDKTIFVFPEYYGTWLVVSGEKSSLYTSPDLQSGMIYFILRNPFSFLYYLLASKENDKVQAAIFKIKAEEMKEIYESILSALAKKYQVTILAGSIVLPSPSVQKGKIVLGPSSLFNTSFVFGKDGSVLGEPIRKKFLTEEEKPFLDSNLRPGTVIDTPAGRMGVLVCADSWYPESYSNLKESGADFIAVPSYINRGKTSVWDQSWAGYNGAKNPSDVDPKDIGKITEGQAWKKYALETRAARSGFKSGINVFLQGKLWDLESDGQAFILRNGKPETVSVSEHNKNRMYNLWL; translated from the coding sequence ATGAAGAGATATTCGATTTATGCCATTCTGTTATTAGTTTGTGCATATTTGATCTGGGCTTATTCTTTTTTAGGGAATTCTTCTGAGGAGAAGGCTCTTGAGATAAGTTCTTACTCTTTTGGAAACGATTCTGGCAAAGGGAACTTGATAGGAGTGGAGCCTTTTATGATTCCTGGTGATTATTCGAATCAGAATAGGTTCTTGGAAAAGACTGAATCTTATTTTAAAAATGCGAAACAATTAGGATGGATAACTGATAAGACAATTTTCGTTTTTCCTGAGTATTATGGCACTTGGCTGGTTGTTTCTGGTGAAAAATCATCTTTATATACTTCCCCAGATCTGCAATCTGGAATGATTTACTTCATTCTTCGAAATCCTTTTTCGTTTTTATATTATCTTCTCGCCTCTAAAGAAAATGATAAAGTTCAGGCTGCTATATTTAAGATCAAAGCAGAAGAGATGAAGGAGATCTATGAGAGTATCCTCTCCGCACTTGCTAAAAAGTACCAAGTCACAATCTTGGCTGGCTCTATTGTATTACCTTCTCCTTCTGTTCAAAAAGGGAAAATTGTTTTAGGTCCTTCTTCTTTATTTAATACAAGCTTTGTATTTGGAAAAGATGGTTCTGTTTTAGGCGAGCCGATTCGTAAAAAGTTTTTAACAGAAGAGGAGAAACCATTCTTAGATTCCAATTTGAGACCCGGAACTGTCATAGATACTCCTGCAGGAAGAATGGGAGTTTTAGTTTGTGCAGACTCTTGGTATCCTGAATCTTATTCGAATTTGAAAGAGTCTGGTGCGGATTTTATTGCTGTTCCTTCTTATATCAATCGAGGAAAAACTTCAGTTTGGGATCAGTCTTGGGCGGGATATAATGGAGCAAAAAATCCCTCTGATGTAGATCCAAAGGATATTGGAAAGATTACAGAAGGGCAGGCCTGGAAAAAATACGCATTGGAAACGAGGGCTGCCCGATCCGGATTTAAGAGCGGAATCAATGTATTTTTGCAGGGGAAACTTTGGGATCTGGAATCAGACGGCCAGGCTTTTATTTTAAGAAATGGAAAGCCGGAAACCGTTTCGGTTTCCGAGCATAATAAAAATAGAATGTATAATCTTTGGCTTTAG